In Myotis daubentonii chromosome 11, mMyoDau2.1, whole genome shotgun sequence, the genomic window TAACCAGGAACTGGAGGCAGTACCATAAAAGTTGTGGCAGAGTAAAGTAAGCCTTTTATTTCTAGTAAGTACTAGAAATATAAGATCAGTTCTTTTCCCCATCGCTATTTATTGTGTACTAAAGGCCCAGTCCACAAagtttgtgcacaggtagggtccgtagtggctgctggctgaggcctcacCTTCCCCAGCTGTTGGCTGCTggctagggccttccttcattccgcgctgccccctggtggtcagtgcatgtcatagtgagcccAGTTGGCCTAACTCCTGccccaggggacactttgcatattaggcttttatatatatagatatcactGGTTCTCAGGaccattttatattcttaaaaatgacTGAGGACCCCAGAGCTTGGTTTATATACCTATATGGGTTTTATGTATATTAGTATTTATATTAGATAtgaataagacatttaaaaataattatttagtaaATAATATAAGTATAAATAACATATGCCCATAaagtattaatattaataacttttCTATGAAAAGtaactttcaaaacaaaaatattagtgAGACAAGTGAAAACTTCAAATTTTGTCTCTGATTTTCATCCACAAATATGTAATgaacattttttaacttttaattacttttttgtgtgtttttcatgtAAAAAGGTAaatgtctttttacttttaaaataacattctaAAAAAGTATATTACTGTCTCCTTTGCTAGTAAACACGTTTTATAAAAATGACCTGTGTTTTTATTTGACcacagtttttattaaaataattacttgTGGTATATGAATGGTCAAGATCGTTTGATTATTCTTAGGAATTGTATGCTATGGAGAAATGAAAAGAAGGCAAAACCATCATTATTTTAACATCTGAAGTTCTTTTTGCAATGTACTcacaaaattttcaaaatatagctaatttttaatgaaaattatttaaaacttacATTAGGTGATTTTAATGTCTTTCCTTACTatgtattttatatgaaaaacaCACTCtcaagagtaaataatttacagtTATTTTGAAGATGTTTCAGGAGTTTTATGACAATTTGGAATTCATATCATGTATCATTAAAATAATATCTAAACCATTTAATTATTAAGATCAAGATTCTATGGCAAGGCAAATATActattgtgattaaaaaaaaaaaaatccagaaactcAATTACTTTCAGACCTTCTCTCACTATACTTCCAGTGAGGATGTTAAGCATGGATTAAGAGTTTTGAAAGAGAAGACAAACCAAGGTCCCACTTCTGTGACAGAAACTGGGAAGGTGGTAAACATCTAAAAATGTATGTAATTTACATTTTCACAAACATGAGGAAACATGTCagttaaaaaatatgtgtgtatcTCCTTATAAATAGGTATATTTATAGTCATAGAAATACTAGCTTAATATAACCTAACCGGTTTTCAGAatgaatttaaatttgaaaatagaatAATTTATTTCAGCAATAGAATTCTTCTCTTCTCCAAATTGGCCATTACAGTCTCAGCCAGTAGTGGGAACACTGGAAAGCCTCCACATCAAGAAAGTATTTCTTTGATCCAGTCAGGGGTTAGAAGTGGCCATGTGCATAAGAATGTCTTAAAGAGGTTAACTGACAGATTGGGACCCATTCCCAAGATTCTGATTATGTAAATAATGGGTGTAGCCATTAATCTGCATTTGAATAAGCTGTGCAGGTGATTGAGCCAGTGTTGTTTTGGGGCTAGAGAATGTAGAATCTGTTATCTTTTGACTTCAGATTTCAAAACAGGAGATTCCATTTTTACGCCTATTTTACATGTAAATTTAACTTTGACAATTCTGTAAATAGTTTTATCCCTGAATTAGCTATTTGGATACTTAAGGGTTGGTTTACCTATGAAGTCCCTGGTGTGAAACAAcatagataaatgaaaacattgtAGTTTTCTTAAATCCTGAGATGAACCTAGCcaaaatagattttctttaaaattattttaaaacttaaaaaaaattaaagcaaaaaaacaatacaacacTGAAAATTTTCCTAATCCAAacttatttttccactgattggACCACCAATtgttatccattcaccagttgacGGACATTTAGGTTAGTGGTTATGAATTACATTGCcataaacatttatgtacaggttttgtgtgaacatatgttttcatttttgggGGGTAAATATGTAgcagtgaaattgctggattgtatgttAAGGGTGTTTTTATATTGAACTGTCTAACTTTTCCAGAGTGGCTAtaccatttacattcccatcaatagTTTGAGAGTTCCTGATATTTTAGTCCTAAGCTGCATCTCATTGTGATTaaaatttgcatatctctgatgaCCACTGGTGCTAAGCACCTTTTCACGTGCTCATTTGGcatctctatttcttctttgggGTAGTTCTTTCTGTTCATTAGCTAATGTGTTTTCTGAgttgttttgtttaattattaCTGAGTTTTGAAAGTTTTTTATATTCtgagtataaatatttttatcagatatgtgttttgcaaatattttctgcttttatatTTGGGTTTATAACTCATTTCCTGTTAATTTTATGGCTCTTCAATTATTCcaacatcatttgttgaaaaagcTACCCTTTCTTCCTTGAAATCCCTTTGTCCTGTGTTGGAAATCAGTTGACAtatgtatgggtttatttttggATTTCATTCTATCTCATTAATCTGTGTGTCTGTCACCAACCACACTATCTTGATTACTGAGGCTTTATGGTAAGTCTTGAAATCCAGTCAGGAGAATCTtccaacctttttttcttttttaaaaaaaatatattttattgattttttacagagaggaagggagagagatagagagttagaaacatcgatcagttgcctcctgcacacttcctactggagatgtgcctgcaaccaaggtacacatgtccttgaccagaatcgaacccgggacctttcagtctgcatgctgacgctctatccactgagcaaaactggttacggccctttttttctttttgaaagtggTTTTGACTATTATAATttcttagctttttttaaaaaaaaaaaataacttttagaaTCAGCTAGTCAATTTTTACAGGAAATCATTGGTCATTGCTACAATGTagaaatacagtttatttttctttactgacCCTAGATATTGTGACTTTAATAAactcacattttatttctaatacatttaaaaatagattctttgggattttctatatGAACACAGTTTTACTTCTTGCTTTCCAATCTGTAtggcttttatttcatttgaccTTGTGCTGTCTGGGAGTGATGAGGGCAGATACTCTTGCCTTGCTCCTGATTTTATGGGGAAGGTATTCAGTCTTTTATCATTAAGCATGATATTGGTTGTAGATTCTTTGTAAATGCTCTTTATGAGGTTGAAGAATTTTCCTCCAATTCATTGTTTACTGAGGCTTTTTATTATGAATGGttattaaattttgtcaaatgctttttctgcatctattgagattaTCATACGGTTTGTCTTCCTTAGAACACTGATTTGGTGAATTACATTTATTGATATTAATATTGAGTTAGTCTTGCATGCCCTGGGTAAACCCCACTTAGTCATTATATgtatcctttttatattttgctaGATTTGATTTGCTCACATTTTGTCATagatttttacatctatgtttaTTGTATTAGAAATACTAATctgtaatttttgtttgttttgctattaGGGCCTCATCAAATAAGTTGGGAACTGTTTcttcctattttgttttttggaaggtttttgaaaaaattagtattatttcttaaatgtttggtagaattcatcaATGAAGCCATTTGGGCCTGTAATTTTACTTGTTGGAGAGTTTTTAACTatgattaaatttttctttaatggaTAGAGGAATTTTTAGATTAAGTATTTCTTCTTAAGCAAGTTTTGATAACATCTCTTTCCCAAATTTGTACATTTCAATGATGTTGTTGGATTTATGGGCATAGAGTTGtcagtaaaattttattattattctttcaaTATCTGTTGGATCTATAATGCTGTCCTTTCTTCAattcctgatattggtaatttgtttcttctcctttttttgtcCTGATCAGTCTGGTTATgtgtttataaattatattaatctTTTCAGTGAGCCTGGTTTTGGTGTTACTAATTTtctatgtttttctgttttcaatttcattgttttctgtttgcttttagtttaatttatttgtctttttctattttcttaaggTATAAGTTTagatcatttttcttgttttaatataAACACGTGATTATATATATTTCCCAAGAACTTTTTTAGCTTTTTTCTACAAATTTTGattatgtgttttcattgtccttcagtcaaaatattttctaattttcctgcGACTTCCTCTTTGATTCTTTAGAAGTGTTCTAATTTATAGATATTTGGgcattttccatatatttttctgTTACTGGTTTCCAGTCAATTTCACTGTGGTAAGAGAACATATTTCCTGTAAGTTtacagctttttgttttttttaaagttattgagGTTGGTTTTATGGCTCAGATATGATCTATCTTAGAGAATGTTTcatgtgtacttgaaaagaaCATATTGCCCTTGTTGGGTGGAgggttctataaatgtcaatttgGTTCATAGTCTTCTGTCAACCAGGTGTTctatatccttactgattttttttttgtctatttgtCCAGTTAGTTACAGAGAGAGATGATAAAGTCCCTAGTTATAATTATGAACttgtctatttctctttttatttcatagCTTTCCCTCATTTATTTTAACAGCCTGTTGTTGGATGCATAAACGTTCAGGAATATTGTGTGTTTTTGGAAAATTTATCCCTTCATTGTCCTGGTACTATACTTTctttttaactatatattgatgtttaaagtggatttttaaaaataggtttttattgatttcagttagtgatttcattttcttcagataaatatccagaagtggattATTGAGTCAtgtgatagttctattttttaattttttgatggacCTCCATACTTTTTCCATAGCACTagctataccaatttacatttccaccaacagtgcacaagggttctcttttctttatattcttaccaacacttgttatttctagtctttttgataatagcttTTTGAAGGAGTAATctcatgtggttttgatttgcattttcctgagaattagtgatgctgaacatcttttcatatacatgATGACCATCTGTTAATtgtttttggaaaaatgtctattcagattctctgcccattttttaatcagattgtttgtttttgctattgattTGTGTGAgacctttatatattttggatattaaccccttacagATACatgttttacttatattttccccattcagtaggttgccttttcattttgttgatggtttcctttgttgtacAGAGCTGTTTAGTTTGATTTAGTCCCActtgcttatttttgtttttttgtcccaTTTAATTTTGGTGTCCAATTTAAAGAATCATTGCTTACAGcctatgttttgtgtgtgtgtgtgtgtgtgtgtgtgtgtgtgtgtgtgtgtgtgtttaggagtcttatggtttcaggtctcacatttaagtctttaatccatttttagtgaGTTTTGGGATATGATGTATAATTGTGgtccattttcttttcctatgtATGAGGCTGTCCAGTTTTCTCAGCAATTATTGAAGagtttgttaatatatttttaacttctttattGCAAATTAATTgagtgagtttatttctgggctctctattctcttTGATCTGTATGCCTCTTTTATGTCAATATCATACTGTTTTGATcattatagctttgtaatatagtttgaaatcagggagcatgatgcctccaactttgttcatttttctcaatATTGATTTGGCTATATGGGGTCTTTTGTGCATATAAATTTCAGAATTATTTGTTTTATCTCCGTGAAAAATGTCATCaagattttgatagggattgcattgaatctatatattgctttaagtagtatgggcattttaacaatattatacaaatactagaggcctgatgcacaaaatttgtgcaaggggctcagccctcacagccgtggcagcttgccttggccctcaaagccccagcttcatctggaaggtcattcggctgtctggtctaattagcatattatgcttttattattatagatatgcagaACATTCTATCCTAAAGCAAtggaatatacattattctcaagtgcacatggaatattgTTGAGGATAAATCATATGTTAGTCCTCAAAACAAGTGGTAAAAATTTAAGAtttaaattatatcaagcatcttttgcAACCACAATGatgtgaaactagaaatcaaattacaagaagaaaaccaGAAAATTTGCTAATTTGTGGAGAATAAGcaacatgctattaaacaatcaatgggtcaaagaagaaatctgagagaaatttaaaaaaaaaaaatagcctgggATAAGTGAAAATGGAAATAGAACATACCAAAACTTTGGGATGTAACAGTAACTGTTCTAAGAGAGACGTTCACAGCAATAACTGCTTAGATCAAGAAACAAAATCTAACTTTACACCTCAAGgaactagagaaagaagaaaaaagtacaaAGCAATGAGAAAGAAGGAATCAACATAGatcagagctgaaataaatgaaatagaaactaaaaagacaatagaaaacaTTAATGAGTTGATaagttaaaaacataaacaaaattgacaaatcttTAGCTAGAAAGAGAGgattctcaaataaataaaatcccaaaTGAAAGAGATGTTATAACTGataccacaaaaatacaaagattcACAACAGACTATGAACAATTGTACACCAACAAATTTGACTAcctagaagaaacagataaattcCTAGACATACAACCTGCCAAGACTGAATCATTAAGGaagagaaaatctgaatagattaCTAGAAAAGAGATTGAATCAATAatcaaaaactcccaacaaacaaaagtacAAGATCAGACAGCTTCACTGTTGATTTCTACCAAACATTCTAAGAAAATTAATACCAACTCTTCTTAACTCTcccaaaaaatagaagaggaaggaacacttccaaacccATTTTATAAGGCCTGCATCACTGATACTAAAACTAGACAAGGATACCACAAGAAAAGAAagttacaggccaatattcctgattgATATACCTTATAAGCAAAAATCCTCAACCGattattagcaaatcaaattcaaCAGTACATAAAAAGATCACATACCATAATCAAGTGGAATTtgttccaggaatgcaaggatagTTTATCATctacaaatcaatcaatgtgatacaccacattaacagaatgaaagatgaaaatcatatgatcatcttaATAGATGTCAGCACACAGCTGACATATTCAACAGTGGAAAGCTGGAAGCTTTTCCTGTAGAATCAGAATAAGACAGAATGCCCACTCTTACCActtttattgaatactagaggcccagtgcatgaaattcatgcactgggggagaggggtgtaccttagctcagcctgcacctctccaatctggaatcccttgggggatgtccaactgctggtttaggcccaatcttgtGGTGGTCGTCTTGTAACTGCAGTTggccatccctctcacaatccaggacttctgcctcccaaccactcacctgcctgcctgcctgatagcccctaaccacttctgcctgccagcctgatcactccctaaccactcccctggcagcctgatcgatgcccaactgccctcccctgctggcccagttgcccccaactgccctcccctgccagcctggtcacccctaactgccctcccctgccagcctggttgcccctaactgccatcccctgccagcctggttgcccctaactgccctcccctgccagcctggttgcccctaactgccatcccctgcaggcctggtcacccctaactgccctcccctgctggtctggttgctcctaactgtcctcccctgccggccatcttgtggtggccatcttgtgaccacatgggggtgacaTCTTGTGTTGAGggcatgacggtcaatttgcatatcacctctttattatataggatagtattgtAAGTTCTGGCCAGagtaattaggcaagaaaaagaaataaagggcatccaagttggaaagggagaagtaaaattgtcactgtttgcagatgacatttttaaaggcattttgaAAGCAGATAAATCTCGAGTTGATCTGTAACCTGTTATTTAGAAATGCTTTATTTAATGTAAAGTTATATAAGATAAATACATGagattggaattatttttttaattgtctaaagttttacatatgtctcctttttctgaGATTGGAATTTAGGAGTTTTGATTTTGGGGCTTTTTATCTAGACATTTAGCTTCACTTCCtcattttatcagatatatcttAGGTAAGAATTAATGtttgatttcattttctacttttaGTGTTAAATGTTTACAAAAGACAGTGAAAGATTCTTATCACATAATATGTAGACCATGTGCCTGTGAACTTGAAGTTTGCGCAAAATGtggaaagaaagaagacattGTTACTCCGTGAGTATTTCTTTTATGTTTGGGTTTTACTGTTTTAGTAATTAGTAAGCGAATTTTATTTAAGGAAATGTTCATTAGCTCTGAAGGTCTTAAGTTTCAGTGTATCACACTAATGTAGACTTTTTCTACCTAATAGAAAAAAGTCTTTATCATTACAGATTGAAGTGaaactttatatttttaggaaattaaaatatttatccatGAGGTTTATATTCATTACTCATTATTAAAAAGTTCTTTATTATGTGACTACTTTTCTTTACTGGACAACATACATTTTCTTTGAGTCTACTTTTTTGACAACAGTCAATAACTATATATTGAAAAAGACATTAAAGAATTATGATAATATAATTCGTTGGGTCGTAACTTAATcttcaaggatttttttctttttatttatttcattaggCTTCTGTTAATCAGGAAATGTAGCGTAATGTTATTTTCAATCCACACAAGTAAATAGTGAAAGCCTGGGAAATAAAGAGgtttttccttccatctttaggtttaataaagaaacagaaaagacagaaaacattgaaaataatcCACATTCCAATTGTAGAAGAAGCTgcagaagaaataaagaagaaagtgaTGACTTAGATTTTAATATTGATTTAGATGACTCAGAAGAAGATGACAATCAAATAGATTAATATATTAAAAGTCAGTGTGAAAACATGAAATTCTGAACAACTTTTTATTTGAGGGTTTTACAGAAAAATACTGTGAAATCCTAATAAAGAATTTAGAATAACCTATAGAAAATGATAACATTTATACATGGACAATATAAATTGTGTATAATATTTGAACAATTATATAACTTATGCAGACTTTTCTTACAATAAATTTCTAAGTAGCATATGCTAGAAGATCTGCCCAGTGAGCATTGGGGTATCATAATGCAGTTCATGGGAATTATATAGAAGAATATCAAAGTAACAAGATTCAGAATTGATGGTTTTGTAAGAACTATCTCATAGAAAAAATCCGATGACATTATTGCTAGCCTCAAAAATGGGTCCTCAGGTGTGTTCCTTTTGATAAATTTATCTCAAGTAAATGACCCATAAACAAAAGCCCCCTAACTTAATGTTTGGTTGCTTTATAAAGCagaaagttgatttttaaaataataatgtttaacaAGTATGTAGcagtttttttaaatgcatttttatcatcacattttaaccttttttcttttataaagtatACATACAGAAAACTgcataaaatatgtatgtataatttAGTAAATACTTATAAAGAAAACTCATACATCTATCACACAGATGAAGAACTACTCCTAAACAATGTAAATTAGCTTTATCTGATttttgaactttttttctttttactatgaaAAATCTCAAACCTAAAGAAAAGTAGCAAAATAATGCAATGAACCTTTGTATAATCCTACCTAGGTTCATATTTGTTAACAGTTTGTACATTTTGTTTGTATCTGAATAGGTGgatatggatatatattttttatttgctgaaccatttaaaaataagtggcaGGCATTAGTTTTGAATACACTTATGCACATTATTTTGTacctcttctttattttattaatatgaaatTTGTGAGATTGATTCAGGTTGTTGCAAAAGCTGTTACTAGTTCATTTAGATGTCTCTGTTTTATTCTATTGTATTTATGTACCATGATTTTATACTCTCTAATGTTGAGAGCCATTTGAGTTATCTCAATTTTTCCCTATTACAAAGAATACTGCTTTGAACATTGTTATATGTGTTTTTGGTACACGTCTTATTTCTtggtacacattttttttttaaaatatattttattgattttttacagagaggaagggagagagacagagagtcagaaacatcgatgagagaggaacatcgatcagctgcctcctgcacatctcctactggggatgtgcccgcaatccaggtacatgcccttgaccggaatcgaacctgggacctttcagtccgcaggccgacgctctatccactgagccaaaccggtttcggcttcttggTACACATTTTTGTATACATGAATCTAGCAGTTGTCGAGGGCATTAGTATTACTATACTCCAGTGCCAGCTGTCTTTCCAGAAGGACTGCCATCTCCCTTCCCCACAGCAGTGTGTCAAGAGTTCTAGTACTCTGCCTCGTTTCCAACACTTGGTATCAAATTGCTGAATTTCTGTCAGTTTGATATGTGTGCAGGATACATTTTGCCTCGTTAAGAGTGtaatgtcgccgaaaccggtttggctcagtggatagagcgtcggcctgcggactgaagggtccctcccaggttcgattccggtcaagggcatgtaccttggttgcgggcacatccccagttggggatgtgcaggaggcagctgatcgatgtttctctctcatcgatgtttctaactctctatctctctctcttcctctctataaaaaatcaataaaatatattttttaaaaaaataattatatgctttaaaaaaaaaaaaaagagtgtaatGTCAATTTAAAATACTTCAACATAGGCCCTGgcggggtagctcagttggttagagtgttgtcccgatatgccaagattgtgagttcgatccctggtcagggcacatacaaaaagtaaacaatggccctaactggtttggctcaggggatagagcgtcggcctacggactgaagggtcccaggttcgattccggtcaaaggcatgtaccttggttgcgggcacatccccagtaggaggtgtgcaagaggcagctgatcgatgtttctctctcatcaatgtttctaactctctatccctctcccttcctctctgtaaaaaaatcaataaaatatattttaaaaaagtaaccaatgaatgcatcaataagtggaacaacaaatcgatgtttctctgtctccctctctgacaACCAATCGGAAAAAAAAACGTTTTAAAAAACTTTGACATAAAAGATAAAGACAGATAACATTATAGTGGCATCAAAGACATGTTAAccagaaataaattttcaaaatactcAAGAACTCTGTCGACAAAATCTTATCAAGACATTAAAGAAAATGGAGACACAAatagagaaagataaaataaGTAGAGAGAGATACCATGTTCGTTATGTGGAAGTCTCAATCCTCTAAGCTTACAGTCTTACTAAAAGTTTCTTTGTGTGGCTTACCTGTTtgcatataaatttattttctggacTGTATAACTTTTGTGGCTAAAGAgacaactaatttttttttaatatattttattaattttttacagagcggaagggagagagagagagtcagaaacatcgatgagagagaaacatcgatcagctgcctcctgcacatcccccactggggatgtgcccgcaacccaggtacatgcccttgactggaatcgaacccgggacctttcagtccacaggccgacactctatccactgagccaaaccggtttcggcaagacaaCTAAATTTTTATTAGGCCTAGAATAAGTTCTTTCCCAtctgaataaataataattcctCAGATTACCTGGAGGGAAATTTAACAAACAGCATCACCTAGTGACATCTACTAATATCTGCATTTAGTTCTTTAGTACTAAcaaaagttttgttttcttataacaGACTTCAATTTAATTGTTATATGtagatcatttaaaaattttatttttattgatttttagagagaaagaaagggagagagaataaaCATTAATGCGAGagtggctggctgcctcctgaatgccctctACCAGGGATTGACCCCAAAGCCTGAgcttgtgccctgattgggaattgaactggcaacccatctgtgcatgggatgatacccaatcaactgagccacaccagccagggctatttagttcatttttatttatttaggtattATCCTTTCTAATctaaaaaggtgtgtgtgtgtgtgtgtgtgtgtgtgtgtgtgtgtgtgtgtgtgtgtttaattgaaGCCCAACATGGATCTAAATCCTGACTCAGTCACTTAGTAGCTATAGGACTTGatgcaaattaatttttctgtgccttggtttccaaGAGGTTGTTAGAAGGATTAAATGCattaatatgtaaaatacttagaacCTGTAAAACCACTACACAAGTGGTATTATTGCtactatgagtgtgtgtgtataaattaatTAGTAATGAGCATCAATTTGGTTGTTTACCTATATTCTACGAAAGAAGACATATGTGTATGGAGTGcagaatgtatatatatatggaatccTGTTGATGCCAGAGGAATTCAAGAGCCAGACTTGGTTTTTGGGGTGCCCCTGAAAGAATGATGGGAGGTGGAAACAAGCTTTATTGGCATGGAGTTACATTTCTTGGGTTCCAAAGTCCCctgccccttaagccagtcctggaaaaggtgtagCTGGGAGTCCAGCAAAGTCAGaaacaaggccagtgtccagagctccCGTCCCATGTtgcagccagtgtggttcagtattCAGGCCAATTAAAGTTCATTCGTCCATGTATGGAGCCCAACATGGCTATGCGCCATGCAGGTGCAGGAGACTCAGCCCCCTGCAGCAGGGGTGCCAGGAGCCAGCGCCCTAGAGCCTTTgtctagaaatatatatatttagacttcatgcacATGTAGTGGCCATGTCCATGCTGGCCAATTGCCTGTTTCCAGGTGTGATTAACAGGCAAGCGTTTTCTCGTGTTACTCTGGCCTTGTTGGGCATgcatctaaactgcctttgtccagtcctttCCCCTACTGATCAGCAGAGAATAGACTTGGAGAGTGCTAAATGCAGTTTTTTTGCAAAACTGTATAAATGGCTTGTCTATATCTAGTCTTCCCGTTTACTCCTTTCTGAAGAACTGTTGGTTCCTGGGCATCATTGGAGAGTGCTTAGGTTTCTAGCTGTTGCTAATACAACTAAATTcaattcacttttttttattcttccctcaTGACTGTTGATTTCCACATATGAATCATAACACC contains:
- the C11H9orf85 gene encoding uncharacterized protein C9orf85 homolog, with translation MSSQRGNVARSRPQRHQNTFSFKNDKFDKTVQTKKINTKLHDGVCQRCKEVLEWRVKYSKYKPLSKPKKCVKCLQKTVKDSYHIICRPCACELEVCAKCGKKEDIVTPFNKETEKTENIENNPHSNCRRSCRRNKEESDDLDFNIDLDDSEEDDNQID